CGATCATGGTGGTGGCCCAACTGCGGATATGCTCGACATGGGACGCAAGTGGGCAGATTCACCTTTATTCTTTGAGATACAGCCCAGCACATTAGAGGATTTTCTATTAAATCTCAAAGAGAAATTACCCACAGATTTACCAGTTTGGCAAGATGAACTCTATTTAGAATTTCATCGCGGCACATTTACCTCCAAAGCCGAACAAAAACGCCAAAATCGACAGGTTGAAGTCCTAATCGGTAATGCTGAGAAATATAGCGCGATCGCAGCTTTAATTACAAATATTGCCTATCCTCAAACTCAATTAGAGAATGCTTGGCAAGGATTATTACTCAATCAATTTCATGATATTTTGCCTGGGACATCGATAAGTGATGTTTTTGACGATGCCGATCGCACTTGGACTGAGGTAAGAGAAATTTGCGATCGCCTTCTTCCTATTGACATCCAAGAAAATACTAATTTGCAAGCATGGAATTTTCTCAACTGGCAGCGATCGCAATTAATCAAAAAGCCAGACGGTTCATTTTGTTGGCTAGCGAATATTCCTAGCTTTGGATTTGCAGAGATGGAATCTGTAGAAGTTTTCGAGACAAATGAGCCTTTAAGTATTATTTCGGATAGTGAAAAGTTCTATCTAGAGAATAGATATCTTAAAGTCGAGGTTGAGCTTAAAACGGGTGCGATCGCGCAAATATTTGACAAGCGATCGCAAAAAGCGATCTTGCAATCACCTAGTACCCTCCAGTTCTTTGAAGACAAGGGACAATATTGGGATGCATGGAATATTGATCCAAATTATGAAAGTAAAAAATTAGAATCGACAACGCTCGAATCAATTGAGATTTCTAGCAATAGCAGCCTCCAAGTATCAGTCCGCACTGTCCAAAAGTTTCGTGATTCAACCGTCATCCAAGAGGTTCAACTATCAGCCTTTGAGCCATTTATTACTGTTAAGAATTGGGTTGATTGGCAAGAGGAATACACCTTAGTCAAGGTAGCCTTTCCTGTAAACTGGCGATCGCCCTATGCTACTTACGAAATCCCAATGGGAACGATTCAGCGTAGTACACTTGACGAAACACCCGAATCAAAAGCCAAATGGGAAGTCCCTGCTCAATATTGGGCAGATATTGCGGTTTCTCCAATCCCAGAGAGTTTGCTCCCGCCGCAGGCGGGAGCAAACACTGGGGTTGGTTTGAGTGTTCTCAATGATAGTAAGTATGGCTATGACGCAAAGCCTGACTGTTTACGTTTAACTTTGCTGCGTAGTCCTAACTGGCCCAGCCCAAATAGCGATCGCGGTCATCATGAATTTACCTATCGCTTAGTTCCCCATCAAGGTGATTGGCGAGAAGCAAACATTGTCCAACTTGCTCAAGAGTTAAACAATCCTCTTGTTTTACAACATTCTCCAATTCCAAATTTATCAATTCCAAACAAGCAACAAAGTTTTTTACAAGTTTCTGCCCCCAATATTATTCTCTCAGCTTTTAAGCGATCGCAGGATCAATCAGGCTGGATTATGCGTTTTTATGAGGCGCATGGGCAAACAACTGAGACAGAAATTGAAATTTCACTCGATTTATTACAAGCAGAGAATATTTGGGAATGCGATTTGATGGAAAACAAGAATATTCTACTAACCATAGTTAAAGGTGCTTCCAATCACTTACAAGTTATATTTAAGCCCTATGAAATTAAAACTTTTTTCTGGCTACACAAATAAAAAAGAAATGAATAGCGGCGCGAAGCCGCTATTCATTTCTTGGGGCTATAACTTAAGGAACATTTACTGTTCAAAAAATGTCCAGAGTTATCAAGTTTAACTTCTGCCTTCAAAAATTTATGCCATTTTTTTCAGTTCTTATTGACTTACTTAGCGATCGCGATCGGTTCATTCAAGAAATCTATGACGGCATCAAAATCAATACCAAAATATTTGGCTTGTTAGTTTGTAGCTCCATATTTTTAGCGATTTATGGCGGATTGATCGGTGCGGTTAGTTCTTGGATGCAGGTTTTATCCTCGGCAGCCAAGTTGCCATTTTTGTTTCTTATTACCCTAGCGATTTGCTTGCCTGCGCTCTATTTCTTTAATGTTTACTTCGGTGCAAAAACTCGCCTGAGTCAATATACGGCGATTTTACTTTGTGCTGTGACTATTACGAGTACTTTATTATTTGGCTTTGCGCCAGTCACCTTATTCTTCTTGATTACGACAGATAGCTATTCCTTTTTTCTGCTGTTAAACGTTGCCATATTTACGTTAACAGGAATTATTGGAGTTTACTTTCTCTATCAAGTTTTACTGCCAAAAGTAGAAACTATTGTCTCAGATCAAGGCTTAATGATAGAAGATACAGCGATTGACAAAAACCGCAAAGTTCGGATATCAATTTTGAAGTTTTGGTTAGGGCTTTATGCTTTTGTTGGTAGTCAGATGGCTTGGACGCTCAGACCATTTTTTGGCTCCTTTGGCTCTAAGTTCGACCTTTTTCGTCCTCGCGAAGGGAATTTTTATATGGCAGTCTGGAATGCTCTTAAGCAATTCTTTATCTCATAAACCTGAGTTTAGGAATTAACAGTAAAATAGAGAACTAATTTTTGGTGGCGCGGCTTTGCCGCGCCACCAAAAATTAGTTCTCTATTAAATCGTAGAACTCTTACCTAACAACCATGCAAACTGATATTAGGCATTTACAGATCACTGAACAAGATCTAGAGAGAGTAACAGGAAAAGAGATTAGCCCTTTGTTTATTGGAAGTGCTTATAGGATTTCTATACTCAAAAAGAAAAAATGCTTGGTTCCTTTTTTGCTGAGTGAGGTTGTCACTCTATTCTTAATTTCAATTTTCAGTTTGCCAATTAGCATTTTGATCTTTCAATTTCTCGGTAGACCCATAGATAACCGTCAAGATCAAGTTGGATTCGCTATTTTTGTATTCTCATTTGCCATAATTTTGTTCGCTGGGTGGAACCTTTTTGCTTGGACGAGAGCTAAGAAAATGGCTTGTTTATCACATCTTCTCGATGAAGTTGATAAATATAATCAAGTGATATTTGCTGTCGATATTTGCGATCGCCTCAAGTCTATTGGCAATCAAGTTGGCAATCAATCAGCAAATATCGATCATCGCGAAGATATACTGAAAGCTCTTGAGCTAACTAGAGATAGTCTAATTTGTGGTTTAACGACTGAAAAAATACTCCGAGAGCATCGGAATTTTTTAAGTAGTCATCGCCAGCTTTTCGACAATATTGAGCAAAATCTAATTGCGTTAGAGTCTTTAGAAGTCAAGAATCAAGCCGATCAGTATAGTTCTATGCTGAGTGATGCATTAGTCATTGGCATCAATGTCCAAAGAGAAATGCTGAACTTGCAAACATATAAAATCATCTAAAGGTTCTGCAACCCAATTTTTTATGGGCGGCGAAGCTGCTCACAAAAAATTGGGTCTTTATTGTTGTAGTATCGTGCAAATTTCATTATCAAAACCTTGGCACAAGATTATTTAGCTTTAGTTCATGATTTGCAAAATCAGTTAGAAATATTGCAAACAGCGATCGCCTCCCAAAAAGAACCTGCACCCACGATCGCCAAAGACTGGCTGCGATCGCATCGCGAAATTCAAACATTTTTTCAGTCAAATCTTATAAACACAGATCTAGAGATAACACCGCAAAATTTATCTTTGCAAGTGGAAATTGATAAACAATTAAAAATGCTTGGCGTAGATTTAACAATGTTGCAAACTGCGCGTAGTCCCGCCACATGGCAAAAAAGGCATCAACAAGCCTGCGATCGCTTTGTTCTATTAGATCGGTATTTACGAATGCATTATTAAACGTATTAAAAGAAGGGATACTTTGCATCCTTTTTTAATGCATTATGGCGATATCCATAAAATTTTGACGCGAAACATTTTATTGTAAGCTTATAAAATAATCGATAGATTTTAAGATAAACATAGTAAAAACTCTATAGTAAAATCAATGATCCTAGAAACAGCTTGGTTATTGCCTTGCTATGGTTTGCTGGGCGCAGTGCTGACACTCCCATGGTCATTAAGGATAGTTCGTCGATCAGGCCCGCGTCCTGCGGCTTACCTAAATATATTGATGACTGTACTAGCACTAGTTCATAGCTGTTGGCTGCTGACATCAATTTGGGGACAACCTGCTCAACAATTTGAATTTATTTGGTTTCAAGCTTTTGATCTAAATCTTGCTTGCTCATTTGATATCTCCACGATTAGTGTCGGCGCATCAGTGATGATTGCCGTGATGAGTTTGATCTCACAAGTCTATGGGCTAGGCTCTCTCGAAACTGATTGGGCGATCGCCAGATTTTGCGCCCTAATTGGCTTCTTTGAAGCAGCGATCACAGGGATTGCCTTTAGTGACTCACTATTTTTCAGCTATGCCCTGCTGGAGATGCTCACCCTATCAACTTATTTACTAGTCGGGTTTTGGTATGCACAGCCCCTAGTAGTAACTGCCGCTAGAGACGCATTTTGGACAAAGAGAGTCGGCGACTTATTTTTGTTAATGGCTGTAGTTACATTGTCCAATCTTACGGATAGTTTGAATTTTTCCGATCTCAAAACATGGGCTGATGCGCCGCAAACGATCGCCTATTTTGCCGAACATCAACAATTTGGCACGTTATTAGGGCTAGCTCTAATTGCAGGCCCATTGGGTAAATGCGCTCAATTCCCACTGCACCTATGGCTCGATGAAGCGATGGAGGGGCCAAACCCTGCTTCGATTTTGCGAAATTCCGTAGTTGTAGGTGCTGGAGCCTATGTGCTGATTAAGTTTCAGCCTATTTTATCTCTGTTTCCCGTGGCGGCTGAAGTTTCGGTGGTGATTGGTTCAATTACAGCGATCGGCGCATCATTAGTGGCGATCGCCCAAATCGACATGAAACGCGCTCTATCCCACTCAACAAGTGCCTATCTTGGTCTAGTTTTTATCGCCGTGGGTATGCAACAGCCAGACCTAGCTTTGGGCTTACTCTTTAGTCATGGCATTAGCAAATCATTGTTATTCCTCAGTTCTGGCGCAGTAATGATGACCACGATGACGCAAGATCTCACGGAAATGGGCGGCATCAAAACACGAATGCCTGCCAGTCTCATCGCCTTCATTGTCGGCTCACTGGGATTAGTGGCGCTGGTTCCATTTGGCGGATTTTGGACTCTTCTACGATGGGAAGAAACCTTTTGGAATAGCGAACCTTGGTTAATTGCGATCGCCTTATTGGTCAATAGCATTACTGCCTTCGGACTAATGCGATTGTTTGCACTCGTATTTCTTGGCCCAACCCAGCCCAAAACCCGCCGTGCGCCCGAAGTTGCTTGGCCAGTGGCACTTCCATTAGTCTCTCTGACAATCATTACTTTACTTGTGCCCATCTTGTTACCATCATGGGAATTTGTTGATATTGACTTAGATACAGTGGATATCTGGGGTACTGTCGTACTTTCCGCTTCAGGGCTTCTTGGCTTTGGCTTAGGTGCATATATCTACATCAAACCCTACGAAACTGGTAGCTCAGTGCCGATGTTGCCAAAGGCTACTCGTCAGGTATGGAAAGCTGTACAGGATTTACTAGCCTATGACCTCTATGTACAAGCCATCTATAAATACACCGTGGTCTTGATTGTGGGCGGGGGCTCCAAATTTTTAGCTTGGATTGATCGCTATTTAGTCGATGGTTCAGTTAACTTTGTTGGCTTTGCCTCAATCTTCAGTGGCGAAAGCTTGAAATATACGGTGACAGGAAGGTTACAGCAGTACGTGCTGACGATCATGATCGGTTTAATTCTGATCGGATTTGCCGCTTTTTATGGTCTTCATTAAAAGTTCAGCTACTAGATATCAGTCGTGGCTTTACCCCCTTTAATTCCCCCTTGCAAAGGGGGAAAACTAGAAATCTTGTTCCCTCCCATTTGCAAGGGGAGGGTTAGGGTGGGGTAAATTTTAAATGAGAAATCACCTTAATTGTTTTAATTATTATTTTTTAATCAAATATGCTTAGCACATTAGTTTGGGCACCGATCGCAGGTGCACTTCTTATCGTTTTAGTGGGCGCAGCCCTCGACACCCAACAGTTACGCCGAATATCATTAGGCATTGCGATCGCTACATTTGGATGGGCGATCTTCTTAATCACCAAATTCGATATTAGTCTATCCTCCATCCAATTAAGTGAATCCTTGGCTTGGCTAGATCCCATCGGACTTACCTATCGGCTAGGTGTTGATGGTCTATCCTTCCCACTAGTTCTAATGAATGGATTATTGCTGATTATCGCTATCTACATAAGCAATGATATTCAACGTCCTCGCCTCTATTTCCCCTTGCTATTAGTGCTTGGGGGTGGTGTCAATGGAGCATTTCTTGCTCAAAACTTACTCCTTTTCTTTCTTTTCTTTGAAGTTGAATTAGTTCCCCTCTATTTACTAATCGCGATTTGGGGCGGAGAAAAACGCGGCTACGCTGCAACCAAGTTTTTAATTTATACCGCCATTTCAGGCGTGCTGATCTTAGCGGCCTTTTTCGGCATGGCATTTTTTGGTAGTAGCGATACTGCCTTTACCTTTAACTATCAAGACTTAAATCTTGAAGGCGTATCGACAACGACCAAAGGAATTTTGCTAATTCTGCTACTCCTTGGCTTTGGCATTAAAATTCCAATCGTGCCGTTGCATACATGGTTACCTGATGCCCACGTTGAAGCCTCAACCCCAGTTTCCACATTGCTCGCAGGGGTTCTACTAAAACTTGGAACATACGGTCTATTAAGGTTTGGACTGGGTTTACTGCCCGAAGCATGGCAAGCGATCGCTCCATTTTTGGCAGGTTGGGCTGTGGTCAGCGTCATTTATGGATGTCTTACCGCAATCACCCAAACTGACATGAAAAAAATGGTTGCCTATAGTTCTGTAGGACATATGGGGTATATCCTTCTAGCCTTAGCCGCTGCTAGCCCATTGTCACTAGTAGGGGCTACTTTTCAGATGGTTAGTCATGGTCTTATCTCGGCGCTGCTATTTATTTTGGTGGGTATTGTTTATAAGAAAACGGGAACCAGAGATATCAACTCCCTCAATGGTTTGCTCAATCCTGAACGTGGTTTACCAATTACAGGTTCGCTGATGATTTTGGCAGCAATGGCAAGCGCAGGTACACCAGGAATGATTGGGTTTATTGCTGAATTTGTGATTTTTCGTAGCAGTTTTGCAGTTTTCCCAATCCAAACTCTTCTCTGTATGATTGGAACTGGATTAACTGCGGTCTATTTCCTCATCATGATCGATCGCGTATTTTTTGGCCGTCTTGCCGTCGAAAAAATTGCCAATCAGCCACCGATTAGCAATTTTCCCTTTGCAAAATGGCAAGAAAAATCTCCCGCGATCGTTCTCGCTCTGATCATCGTTTTCTTTGGACTAATCCCCAACTTTGCCACCAAAATGATCGAGAGTTCCGCCGATGCGATTGCGCCAAATCACACTAAGCCAAGTCATATTGCTTTGGTAGAATAGTTCAGTAAGAGGCGGTGCAAAACACCGCCTCTTACTTTTGTGATTTAAAGCAAAATCTCTTTGTAAAGTTTGATATAGCGCTCTGCTTGCAATTCTAAAGAATATTCCGCAATGGCGATCGCACGACAATTGACACTCATATTTTGTCGCAATTGATCATCTTCTAGTAACGTCACAATACCATTACAAAAATCCTTGGCATCTTCAGGTTTTGCTAAATAACCCGTGACCATCGGTCTTACTAGGTCTGGAACACCGCCAATATCAAAGGAAACCATTGGCGTTCCACAAGCCATGCTTTCTTGTAATACTAAAGGTAAATTATCAGCACGGGTAGGGAAAATAAACAGGTCAGCCGCCGAATAAGCAATAGACTTTAAGCGATCGCTACTAATATATCCCAAGCCAATAGTTGGTATTCCCAATTCAGCAGTAATCGCCTCACTTCCATTCCCAAAGGTCAGGAGTAGTATCTCTGCTTTAAGAGATATCGGTAATTGCCGCAAAGCATTTAATAATAAATCCCCACCTTTGCGTTTATCTTTAAGACTTTCTGCACCGAATAGAAGTACTCTTTTATCTTGAGGAATACCTAAAACAGCCTTACATAAATGCCGATCTAATGGTTGATAAGTATCTGTATCAATACCATTAGGAATGTGGTAGATAGGAAAGCGATTGAGCATACTTGCTTTAGCTTGTTCAGTTAGCCAATGGCTGAGAGTGACGATAGTTAGATTTGATTTACCGTAAATCCAATTTTTGAGTTTCCACTCAATGAGAGTACTATCGTGACAAATGGCAGGATAGGTGTCAGGATAAGGACATTTCCCACAGCCAATTTTCCAGCGATCGCAGTCATAGCTATAAGCACAATGTCCAGTAAAGCTCCACATATCGTGGAGAGTAAAGATTGCAGGTTTTGTTTTAGTTAATTTTGAAACAGCTAAATAGTTAAAGTAGCCTGCATGTAAATTATGAAAGTTTAGAATATCTGCATCTTGATAAAATTTGTGATTAGGAATATCAAAACTGCTAAGAAGATTGATGTAGTTAAGCCCAGAATACCTCGTAAAACGATTGAGTAGATTTTCAGTACGGGGTTTACGAGGAACAGCCACTATGCGATCGCTGTCAGTCTTAACATTTCCCACCAACATCTTAGAATCAATCCCTTGTTCTAATAATCCTTGATGAAGACGATATCCTGCGATCGCAGCACCACCCGAGGTATCAGATTGATTGACATGTAAAATTTTCATAAGACAGGTTTTATAGATTCCATATACAGAGAATCTGGCTTATAAACAGAACCATCAGGCTCTGTATCTAAATTAAAGCTAGTCCATTCAGGGATATAGCTTTCATGAGCAGTTCGTTTTGTGATTTCTTGTAATCCACACTTTTTTAACAAACTAGATAAAGAGTAATGATCGTACATCCACTGATGAACCTCTCCACTTTGTCTAAACTGCCCTATTTCTAGCGCATCTAGCTCTGTTGGACTAAGGATAAGCTTGAGAACTGCCTGACGGCGGTAATTAGAATATCGCAATAGTCGATAAATATGCTTAAGAAACTTTTTGAAATTATTCTCAGGCGTAGTTTTAAGAAAAGATTGTTTTTGAGAATTATTTATAATTTTCTCAATTTC
The Pseudanabaena sp. BC1403 genome window above contains:
- a CDS encoding alpha-mannosidase; amino-acid sequence: MVDLVKNLTEVIDQLKMRSRLSILSNWQRENEQGTWETLPTVSSKQNKPMVAFLQFEQNIHLKQVWQVPESYAGLSIIGSTIRLNLIWWVDICEVWINGNKAQEGDLFDQKCRILLTNHAEPLDEFILEIKLNSPKHDIGALQLSELIFEYLCQPCDPDQLAIELEILQTYIPIFTRHQVDLQPLETAANRLLNLFAMSASITSESFFEQLAEIRKPLLQYSGFLKQRQIYMLGNSHIDVAWLWAIAETKNAMQRTFTSALNLQERYPELIFNQSTAVSYQWMEREYPELFARIQSAVAEGKWELIGGMWVEPDGNLPSGESLIRQILYGQEYFREKFNKEVKIAWLPDTFGFHWQMPQILLKSGFEAFVTQKLMWNDTNKFPHQIFWWEGVDGSRIFTYFSNEIGLGLEPVAIAKYLATQEEKHDIPETAWLYGVGDHGGGPTADMLDMGRKWADSPLFFEIQPSTLEDFLLNLKEKLPTDLPVWQDELYLEFHRGTFTSKAEQKRQNRQVEVLIGNAEKYSAIAALITNIAYPQTQLENAWQGLLLNQFHDILPGTSISDVFDDADRTWTEVREICDRLLPIDIQENTNLQAWNFLNWQRSQLIKKPDGSFCWLANIPSFGFAEMESVEVFETNEPLSIISDSEKFYLENRYLKVEVELKTGAIAQIFDKRSQKAILQSPSTLQFFEDKGQYWDAWNIDPNYESKKLESTTLESIEISSNSSLQVSVRTVQKFRDSTVIQEVQLSAFEPFITVKNWVDWQEEYTLVKVAFPVNWRSPYATYEIPMGTIQRSTLDETPESKAKWEVPAQYWADIAVSPIPESLLPPQAGANTGVGLSVLNDSKYGYDAKPDCLRLTLLRSPNWPSPNSDRGHHEFTYRLVPHQGDWREANIVQLAQELNNPLVLQHSPIPNLSIPNKQQSFLQVSAPNIILSAFKRSQDQSGWIMRFYEAHGQTTETEIEISLDLLQAENIWECDLMENKNILLTIVKGASNHLQVIFKPYEIKTFFWLHK
- a CDS encoding actin-binding WH2 domain-containing protein, whose translation is MPFFSVLIDLLSDRDRFIQEIYDGIKINTKIFGLLVCSSIFLAIYGGLIGAVSSWMQVLSSAAKLPFLFLITLAICLPALYFFNVYFGAKTRLSQYTAILLCAVTITSTLLFGFAPVTLFFLITTDSYSFFLLLNVAIFTLTGIIGVYFLYQVLLPKVETIVSDQGLMIEDTAIDKNRKVRISILKFWLGLYAFVGSQMAWTLRPFFGSFGSKFDLFRPREGNFYMAVWNALKQFFIS
- the patD gene encoding heterocyst frequency control protein PatD, with amino-acid sequence MAQDYLALVHDLQNQLEILQTAIASQKEPAPTIAKDWLRSHREIQTFFQSNLINTDLEITPQNLSLQVEIDKQLKMLGVDLTMLQTARSPATWQKRHQQACDRFVLLDRYLRMHY
- a CDS encoding NAD(P)H-quinone oxidoreductase subunit F, producing the protein MILETAWLLPCYGLLGAVLTLPWSLRIVRRSGPRPAAYLNILMTVLALVHSCWLLTSIWGQPAQQFEFIWFQAFDLNLACSFDISTISVGASVMIAVMSLISQVYGLGSLETDWAIARFCALIGFFEAAITGIAFSDSLFFSYALLEMLTLSTYLLVGFWYAQPLVVTAARDAFWTKRVGDLFLLMAVVTLSNLTDSLNFSDLKTWADAPQTIAYFAEHQQFGTLLGLALIAGPLGKCAQFPLHLWLDEAMEGPNPASILRNSVVVGAGAYVLIKFQPILSLFPVAAEVSVVIGSITAIGASLVAIAQIDMKRALSHSTSAYLGLVFIAVGMQQPDLALGLLFSHGISKSLLFLSSGAVMMTTMTQDLTEMGGIKTRMPASLIAFIVGSLGLVALVPFGGFWTLLRWEETFWNSEPWLIAIALLVNSITAFGLMRLFALVFLGPTQPKTRRAPEVAWPVALPLVSLTIITLLVPILLPSWEFVDIDLDTVDIWGTVVLSASGLLGFGLGAYIYIKPYETGSSVPMLPKATRQVWKAVQDLLAYDLYVQAIYKYTVVLIVGGGSKFLAWIDRYLVDGSVNFVGFASIFSGESLKYTVTGRLQQYVLTIMIGLILIGFAAFYGLH
- a CDS encoding NADH-quinone oxidoreductase subunit M; this encodes MLSTLVWAPIAGALLIVLVGAALDTQQLRRISLGIAIATFGWAIFLITKFDISLSSIQLSESLAWLDPIGLTYRLGVDGLSFPLVLMNGLLLIIAIYISNDIQRPRLYFPLLLVLGGGVNGAFLAQNLLLFFLFFEVELVPLYLLIAIWGGEKRGYAATKFLIYTAISGVLILAAFFGMAFFGSSDTAFTFNYQDLNLEGVSTTTKGILLILLLLGFGIKIPIVPLHTWLPDAHVEASTPVSTLLAGVLLKLGTYGLLRFGLGLLPEAWQAIAPFLAGWAVVSVIYGCLTAITQTDMKKMVAYSSVGHMGYILLALAAASPLSLVGATFQMVSHGLISALLFILVGIVYKKTGTRDINSLNGLLNPERGLPITGSLMILAAMASAGTPGMIGFIAEFVIFRSSFAVFPIQTLLCMIGTGLTAVYFLIMIDRVFFGRLAVEKIANQPPISNFPFAKWQEKSPAIVLALIIVFFGLIPNFATKMIESSADAIAPNHTKPSHIALVE
- a CDS encoding glycosyltransferase family 4 protein; its protein translation is MKILHVNQSDTSGGAAIAGYRLHQGLLEQGIDSKMLVGNVKTDSDRIVAVPRKPRTENLLNRFTRYSGLNYINLLSSFDIPNHKFYQDADILNFHNLHAGYFNYLAVSKLTKTKPAIFTLHDMWSFTGHCAYSYDCDRWKIGCGKCPYPDTYPAICHDSTLIEWKLKNWIYGKSNLTIVTLSHWLTEQAKASMLNRFPIYHIPNGIDTDTYQPLDRHLCKAVLGIPQDKRVLLFGAESLKDKRKGGDLLLNALRQLPISLKAEILLLTFGNGSEAITAELGIPTIGLGYISSDRLKSIAYSAADLFIFPTRADNLPLVLQESMACGTPMVSFDIGGVPDLVRPMVTGYLAKPEDAKDFCNGIVTLLEDDQLRQNMSVNCRAIAIAEYSLELQAERYIKLYKEILL